The Brachyspira aalborgi genome has a segment encoding these proteins:
- a CDS encoding GmrSD restriction endonuclease domain-containing protein, translating to MAIINRNNNNRRRKNKLYPIYVLLIIIIFALYYYYKNIYKSNLINEYNRKDWGNWIDEDKNGLNTRHEVLAEESLIKPVISNNKVIKGKWFDKYTGKYFTNPSDLDIDHLVPLKNAHISGASNWNKKKKNRYYNYLKYDNHLIAVSKSANRNKSDKSPVNWLPPNKEYQCEYVREWFKIKTAWGLTIEEGFDEVSNIVCKGK from the coding sequence ATGGCAATAATAAATAGAAATAATAATAATAGAAGAAGAAAAAATAAATTATATCCAATATATGTTTTATTAATAATTATAATTTTTGCTCTATACTATTATTATAAAAATATTTATAAATCAAATTTAATAAACGAATATAACAGAAAAGATTGGGGAAATTGGATTGACGAAGATAAAAACGGACTTAACACGAGGCATGAAGTATTAGCCGAAGAATCTTTAATAAAACCCGTTATTTCAAATAATAAAGTTATAAAAGGCAAATGGTTTGATAAATATACGGGAAAATATTTTACCAATCCGAGCGATTTGGATATCGACCATTTAGTGCCTTTGAAAAACGCTCATATTAGCGGAGCGAGTAATTGGAACAAGAAAAAGAAAAACAGATATTATAATTATTTAAAATACGATAATCATTTAATTGCCGTATCGAAAAGCGCAAATAGAAATAAAAGCGATAAATCTCCTGTAAATTGGCTTCCGCCAAATAAAGAATATCAATGCGAATATGTTAGAGAATGGTTTAAAATAAAAACCGCTTGGGGACTTACTATTGAAGAAGGTTTTGACGAAGTTTCAAATATAGTATGCAAAGGCAAATAA
- a CDS encoding uracil-DNA glycosylase family protein, giving the protein MQRQIMSDIEKQIFEDINFFPNKMKILILGTFPVPLYSQKEKFNSLPKDKKENAWYYASSKSEFWRLIADSFDIDNKEFLINKNMKKKLFKNNKIGIADVFSKCKRKNKESSKDTDLIIVEYNNLIANIFQNYKSLKLIIFTSRFTENNFFKILNNNNLNYQLMESKDIKKHYKNKSNINNEIINSVRERFILIKNLKIKIATITLKISPIKGVSLYSTKKELFKYYLNLY; this is encoded by the coding sequence ATGCAAAGGCAAATAATGAGCGATATTGAAAAACAAATTTTTGAAGATATAAATTTTTTTCCTAATAAAATGAAGATTCTTATATTAGGAACTTTTCCCGTGCCTTTATATTCTCAAAAAGAAAAATTTAATTCTCTTCCAAAAGATAAAAAAGAAAACGCTTGGTATTATGCAAGTAGTAAAAGCGAATTTTGGAGATTAATTGCCGATTCTTTTGATATTGATAATAAAGAATTTTTGATAAATAAAAATATGAAAAAAAAACTTTTTAAAAATAATAAAATAGGAATTGCTGATGTATTTTCAAAATGCAAAAGAAAAAATAAAGAAAGTTCAAAAGACACAGATTTAATAATAGTAGAATATAATAATTTAATTGCAAATATTTTTCAAAATTATAAAAGTTTAAAACTTATAATTTTCACAAGCAGATTTACGGAAAATAATTTTTTTAAAATTCTTAATAACAATAATTTGAATTATCAATTAATGGAAAGCAAAGATATTAAAAAACATTACAAAAACAAAAGTAATATAAATAACGAAATAATAAATTCCGTTAGAGAAAGATTTATTTTGATAAAAAATTTAAAAATAAAAATTGCGACTATTACTTTAAAAATAAGCCCAATAAAAGGCGTTAGTTTATATTCTACTAAAAAAGAACTTTTTAAATATTATTTGAATCTTTATTAA
- a CDS encoding alpha-amylase/4-alpha-glucanotransferase domain-containing protein codes for MKTINLILGNHNHQPVGNFDFVFESTYQKAYKPFLDMLEKYEDIKFNFHYTGSLLSWIEKNHPEHIEKLKNLAKEKRIEIQSGGFYEPIMPSIPDRDKDIQIKKLNGYIKDKFKVKAKGAWIAERVWEPTLVKNLAKNGIEYIMIDDSQFLTTGIDTKNIYGYFITDNENYKLNIFPISQELRYLIPFREAEKSIEYLKSIATEEGDRVVVLHDDGEKYGDWPGTQKWVYEDKWLENFFEALSKEKDIIKTTTYSEYIKKYPPVSKIYIPNGSYEEMLTWVLPAKVQDEFHSKLEELKKSNENEIITRFMRGGFWRNYFSKYSESNRMNKRMIYASNIFDRFKFKRNKDKIKEDKEIALDYLLQGQCNCPYWHGTFGGLYLNNLRHATYSNLIKSTSISEKNIYGENYFIKKNIDFDMDGRDEVIISSEKETLIFHSLSGSLIEWDLKKENPINLIDTLKRREEAYHISAMRNTNNDNQNEGHVSIHEIAKKVDEKIAKYLVFDKNEKVFGVDHFLNKMPSAEEFQLLQYKENANFFESFYKIIEDKIDKDFAKVIFKRKGKINGKEINLIKKYIVNSKGGFLLEAIFENKSCEEIEFIYALENNITLLAGGEKDRYYTGEDKRISENLSETGEWTGKIFAMTDEAYIKIKILIEAEEETIFLYMPNYTISDAVDKLEMNYQNSTIVCLKKINLKPNEKKYYKIKVDTKNI; via the coding sequence ATGAAAACTATAAATTTAATATTGGGCAATCATAATCATCAGCCCGTTGGAAATTTTGATTTTGTATTTGAAAGCACATATCAAAAAGCTTATAAACCTTTTTTAGATATGCTTGAAAAATATGAAGATATAAAATTTAATTTTCATTATACGGGAAGCCTTTTATCTTGGATAGAAAAAAATCATCCCGAGCATATTGAAAAATTAAAAAATTTAGCGAAAGAAAAAAGAATAGAAATTCAAAGCGGCGGTTTTTACGAACCTATAATGCCGTCAATTCCCGATAGAGATAAAGATATACAAATTAAAAAATTAAACGGTTATATAAAAGATAAATTTAAAGTTAAAGCAAAAGGCGCTTGGATTGCCGAAAGAGTTTGGGAGCCTACTTTAGTTAAAAATTTAGCAAAAAACGGAATCGAATATATTATGATTGACGACTCGCAATTTTTAACTACGGGAATAGATACAAAAAATATTTACGGATATTTTATAACCGACAATGAAAATTATAAATTAAATATATTTCCAATTTCGCAAGAACTTCGTTATTTAATTCCGTTTAGAGAAGCCGAAAAATCTATAGAATATTTAAAATCAATAGCAACCGAAGAAGGAGATAGAGTAGTAGTTTTGCATGACGATGGCGAAAAATATGGAGATTGGCCAGGAACTCAAAAATGGGTTTATGAAGATAAATGGCTTGAAAATTTTTTTGAAGCTTTAAGCAAAGAAAAAGATATTATAAAAACGACAACATATAGCGAATATATAAAAAAATACCCGCCAGTTTCAAAAATATATATTCCTAACGGCTCTTATGAAGAGATGCTTACTTGGGTATTGCCCGCTAAAGTGCAAGACGAATTTCACTCAAAACTTGAAGAATTAAAAAAATCAAACGAAAATGAAATTATTACAAGATTTATGCGAGGCGGTTTTTGGAGAAATTATTTTTCAAAATATTCTGAAAGCAATAGAATGAATAAAAGAATGATTTACGCTTCAAATATCTTTGATAGATTTAAATTTAAAAGAAATAAAGATAAAATAAAAGAAGATAAAGAAATCGCTTTAGATTATTTACTTCAAGGGCAATGCAATTGTCCTTATTGGCATGGAACTTTCGGCGGATTATATTTAAATAATTTAAGACATGCGACTTATTCTAATTTAATAAAATCTACTTCAATATCCGAAAAAAATATTTATGGAGAGAATTATTTTATTAAAAAAAATATCGATTTTGATATGGACGGCAGAGACGAAGTAATTATATCTTCAGAAAAAGAAACTTTAATTTTTCATTCTTTAAGCGGTTCTTTAATAGAATGGGATTTAAAAAAAGAAAACCCGATTAATTTAATTGATACATTGAAAAGAAGAGAAGAAGCTTATCATATATCGGCTATGCGAAATACGAATAACGATAATCAAAACGAAGGGCATGTTTCTATTCATGAAATTGCTAAAAAAGTCGATGAAAAAATTGCAAAATATTTGGTATTTGATAAAAATGAAAAAGTTTTTGGAGTTGACCATTTTTTAAATAAAATGCCAAGCGCCGAAGAATTTCAATTATTGCAATATAAAGAAAATGCAAATTTTTTTGAATCGTTTTATAAAATAATCGAAGATAAAATAGATAAAGATTTTGCAAAGGTAATATTTAAAAGAAAAGGAAAAATTAACGGAAAAGAAATTAATCTTATAAAAAAATATATTGTGAACTCTAAAGGCGGTTTTTTATTGGAAGCTATTTTTGAAAATAAATCGTGTGAAGAAATTGAATTCATTTACGCTTTAGAAAATAATATTACTTTGCTTGCGGGAGGCGAAAAAGACAGATATTATACGGGAGAAGATAAAAGAATATCCGAAAATTTATCCGAAACGGGAGAGTGGACGGGAAAAATTTTCGCTATGACGGACGAGGCTTATATAAAAATAAAAATATTAATTGAAGCCGAAGAAGAGACTATTTTTTTATATATGCCAAATTATACGATATCGGATGCCGTTGATAAACTTGAAATGAATTATCAAAATTCTACTATAGTTTGCTTAAAGAAAATAAACTTAAAACCAAACGAAAAAAAATATTATAAAATAAAAGTAGATACGAAAAATATTTAA